Proteins encoded in a region of the Agarivorans sp. Alg241-V36 genome:
- the recC gene encoding exodeoxyribonuclease V subunit gamma — MLYLYQSNHLDTLQVLLTRVMALKAPENPFTQQQILVQSPGMAQWLKLQLAEQQGIVANVAFPLPASFIWQMFHLVLQDVPEQSPFNKEAMSWRLMRLLPQRLQQNEFSALQHYLLAEQESAEIDSRKLWQLAQKIADIYDQYLVYRSDWTSAWEAGDDLSEVSESQPWQPILWRDLVDDTVSSMDSPYHRGNLYIDFVEQLRVASAAPEGLPEQVFIFGISALPPAYVEALDALALHTDIHLFLTNPSQHYWGDVRDVTTVLKQQTEIELVGNPLLASMGKLGRDYIEMLHPLNKQETDLFADNYVQPEPGEPQVPAKLLELIQDDILTLTDPINYQEFDNSLHKRVIQPDDKSVQLHLCHSPRRELEVLHDQLLAMFEQDPQLSPRDVIVMVPDVNRYGPMIQAVFGSSSAETRLPFAISDRSATQENPVLLSFLELLALPQKRKSAAELLALLEVPAIMRCFELSEAELKSLRQWVREAGVRWGLDGSDRSRWQAPEEETHSWLFGLKRMLLGYAMPSQAGLHQGVLAYDEVQGKIALAVGKLADFIDHLIQLEQQLLAAVNVEQWRLRLQDLLSNFYSFDGDDEAEQLRLHKLFETLVEQCSSSGFEQDISPELIVDYCRNQLNAQRGSQRFLAGQINFCTLLPMRAIPFKVVCLLGMNDSDYPRSVPSMGFDLMAQNPAKRGDRSRRDDDRYLFLEALLAAQQNLYISYIGHSAKDNSEQTPSVLVAELCDYIAQSCALTDDDKLNVDESGKRLLAQLTCLHPLQPFSSEYYQSHSDKFSYAQRWLPAVAAQHQAKSTEDNQAAPTLVNEGLLSEISMDELLAFSRSPIAYFYQRRLKVSFPRLSEQLEETEPFLVDGLAGFSMKQYLLEQQLNNAEKRQQFDLLHAAGALPHGGFGEVSFEQQWQDLEPLADSLFPLLVGGLLSRQQLLLDLDFASEDSIQTCRLTAWLKHQYAQGLVSYRPGSIRGKDLVAGWLWHLLVHAALPQQALSSYVLGRKGAWQFSPLSSEQAQEHLSVWISQLQQGLQQPLLLPLESAWQWISQCKDKKTGNIEYSEANLDKARRAARTQFNGGPFAQAEGEDPYIQAQLADLESIWPQFEASSQALLEPMLIHLEEFANV; from the coding sequence TTGTTATATCTCTATCAAAGTAATCATTTAGATACCTTACAGGTGTTATTAACTAGGGTGATGGCCCTAAAAGCGCCTGAAAATCCGTTTACTCAGCAGCAAATTTTGGTGCAAAGCCCCGGCATGGCTCAGTGGTTGAAGCTGCAGTTAGCCGAGCAACAAGGCATTGTCGCCAATGTGGCATTCCCTCTTCCAGCCAGCTTTATTTGGCAAATGTTCCATTTAGTGCTGCAAGATGTTCCCGAACAAAGCCCATTTAACAAAGAAGCAATGAGTTGGCGCTTAATGCGCCTGTTGCCGCAACGCCTACAACAAAACGAATTTAGCGCCTTACAACACTACTTGCTTGCTGAGCAAGAAAGCGCTGAGATTGATAGCCGCAAGCTGTGGCAACTGGCGCAAAAAATTGCCGATATTTACGATCAATATTTGGTTTACCGCAGCGATTGGACCAGTGCCTGGGAAGCCGGTGATGACTTAAGTGAAGTGAGTGAAAGTCAGCCTTGGCAACCCATATTATGGCGTGATTTGGTAGATGACACGGTAAGTTCAATGGACTCGCCTTACCATCGTGGCAACTTGTACATCGATTTTGTAGAACAGTTGCGGGTGGCGAGCGCCGCGCCGGAAGGGCTGCCTGAGCAGGTGTTTATTTTTGGTATTTCGGCCCTGCCGCCAGCCTATGTTGAGGCTTTAGACGCCTTAGCCTTGCATACCGACATTCACTTGTTTTTAACCAACCCTTCGCAGCATTACTGGGGTGATGTGCGTGACGTAACTACCGTGCTTAAACAGCAAACAGAGATAGAGTTAGTGGGTAACCCGCTGTTGGCGTCGATGGGTAAACTGGGACGCGATTATATTGAGATGTTGCACCCACTAAACAAGCAAGAAACCGATCTGTTTGCCGATAATTATGTTCAGCCAGAGCCTGGGGAGCCGCAGGTTCCAGCAAAACTTTTGGAGCTTATTCAAGATGATATCTTGACGCTGACTGACCCGATTAATTACCAGGAGTTTGATAATAGCCTGCACAAGCGAGTGATTCAGCCTGATGATAAAAGTGTTCAGCTTCATCTATGCCATAGCCCACGTCGAGAATTAGAGGTATTGCACGATCAGCTCTTGGCAATGTTTGAGCAAGATCCTCAGCTTAGTCCTCGCGATGTCATCGTAATGGTGCCCGACGTAAACCGCTACGGGCCAATGATTCAGGCGGTATTTGGCAGCAGCAGTGCGGAAACACGCTTACCCTTTGCTATTTCAGATCGCAGCGCTACTCAAGAAAATCCGGTTTTGTTGAGCTTTTTAGAGTTGCTCGCCTTACCGCAAAAGCGCAAGTCGGCGGCAGAGCTACTGGCGCTACTCGAAGTGCCCGCCATTATGCGCTGTTTTGAACTAAGCGAAGCTGAACTCAAGTCTTTGCGCCAATGGGTAAGAGAAGCGGGAGTGCGCTGGGGCTTAGACGGCAGTGACCGTAGCCGCTGGCAAGCGCCAGAAGAAGAAACCCATTCTTGGCTATTTGGCCTGAAAAGAATGTTGTTGGGTTACGCCATGCCAAGCCAAGCAGGCTTGCATCAAGGGGTGCTCGCCTATGATGAAGTACAAGGTAAAATCGCCTTGGCGGTGGGTAAGTTAGCCGACTTTATCGATCACCTAATCCAGCTAGAACAGCAATTGCTAGCAGCGGTAAACGTTGAGCAGTGGCGCCTGCGTTTACAAGACTTACTCAGCAACTTCTACAGTTTTGATGGCGACGATGAAGCCGAACAACTGCGTTTGCACAAGCTATTTGAAACATTAGTTGAGCAATGCAGTAGCAGCGGTTTTGAGCAAGACATAAGCCCAGAGCTAATTGTTGATTACTGCCGAAATCAGCTCAATGCCCAGCGCGGTAGTCAGCGTTTTTTAGCAGGGCAAATCAATTTTTGTACCTTGCTACCGATGCGCGCCATTCCCTTTAAAGTTGTGTGCTTGCTAGGCATGAATGATAGCGATTACCCACGCTCTGTGCCCAGCATGGGTTTTGATTTAATGGCGCAAAACCCAGCCAAGCGGGGTGATCGTAGTCGCCGTGATGATGACCGCTACCTATTTTTGGAAGCGCTGCTAGCCGCCCAGCAAAATTTGTACATTTCCTATATTGGCCACAGTGCAAAAGATAACAGTGAGCAAACGCCCTCTGTACTGGTGGCCGAATTGTGCGATTACATTGCTCAAAGTTGCGCCTTAACGGACGACGATAAGCTAAATGTAGATGAATCTGGCAAGCGCTTGTTGGCTCAATTAACCTGTTTGCACCCTTTGCAGCCTTTTTCCAGCGAATACTATCAAAGCCATTCAGACAAATTTAGTTATGCTCAGCGCTGGTTGCCCGCAGTGGCTGCCCAGCATCAGGCGAAATCGACAGAAGATAATCAGGCAGCGCCAACTTTGGTGAATGAAGGGCTGTTGTCTGAGATTAGCATGGACGAGTTATTGGCCTTTAGCCGCTCGCCGATTGCTTATTTTTATCAGCGCCGTTTAAAAGTGAGTTTTCCCCGTTTAAGTGAGCAATTAGAAGAAACCGAACCGTTTTTAGTCGACGGACTGGCGGGCTTTTCAATGAAGCAGTATTTGCTTGAACAACAACTTAATAATGCCGAAAAGCGCCAGCAGTTTGACTTGTTACACGCTGCCGGCGCGCTGCCTCATGGTGGTTTTGGCGAGGTATCCTTTGAGCAACAATGGCAAGACTTAGAACCTTTAGCTGATTCACTATTTCCCTTGTTGGTCGGTGGCTTATTAAGTCGTCAACAATTGCTGCTAGATCTCGATTTTGCCAGCGAAGACAGCATTCAAACTTGTCGCTTAACAGCCTGGTTGAAACACCAATATGCGCAAGGCCTAGTAAGTTATCGCCCCGGCAGCATTCGAGGCAAAGACTTAGTGGCTGGGTGGCTGTGGCATTTATTGGTTCATGCAGCCTTACCTCAGCAGGCATTAAGTTCTTATGTTCTTGGCCGCAAGGGCGCTTGGCAGTTTTCACCGCTTAGCAGCGAACAAGCTCAAGAACATTTGAGTGTATGGATTAGCCAGCTACAACAGGGTTTGCAGCAGCCTTTGTTACTGCCTTTAGAAAGTGCTTGGCAGTGGATTAGCCAATGCAAAGATAAGAAAACCGGCAATATTGAATACAGCGAGGCAAACTTAGATAAAGCAAGGCGAGCGGCGCGCACTCAGTTTAACGGCGGCCCCTTTGCCCAAGCAGAAGGTGAAGACCCTTATATTCAAGCTCAGTTAGCTGACCTTGAAAGCATTTGGCCGCAGTTCGAGGCAAGTTCGCAAGCTTTGCTTGAACCAATGCTGATTCATCTTGAGGAGTTTGCCAATGTCTGA
- a CDS encoding YifB family Mg chelatase-like AAA ATPase: MGLAIVKTCTLVGMEALNVTVEVHLANGLPAFSIVGLPETSVKEAKDRVRSAILNSGFSFPAKRITVNLAPADVPKSGGRFDLPIAIGILAAAGDVPLACLVDMAFCGELALSGAIRPVSGAIATALSISKQGLILVTSEQDAAAAVRVPDAKVHGSPSLQQLSAGLNGQSAFNLLAPQVIKQESSASLLDMSEVQGQHLAKRALELAAAGAHNLLMMGPPGTGKTMLASRLPGILPSLDEQQAIEVAAINSVSAQQRELEQWYVPPFRSPHHSASMVALVGGGSNPKPGEITLAHHGVLFLDELPEFARSTLDALRQPLESGEVHISRAALQVSFPSRFQLVAAMNPSPCGYYQGQQLRSNPDQILKYLGKLSGPFLDRFDLSVEVAELPKGSLTQHANGESSAEIKRRVINARSLQLARCGKLNSQLSGKELHQHASLSPENSEFLENSINQLGLSARAFHRVWRLARTIADLKQQKDIQRNDIVEALSYRAMDRLLKRLSA, translated from the coding sequence ATGGGTTTAGCGATAGTTAAAACGTGTACCTTAGTGGGCATGGAAGCCTTAAATGTGACTGTAGAAGTGCATTTAGCCAATGGTTTGCCTGCCTTTAGTATTGTCGGATTGCCTGAGACTTCAGTAAAAGAAGCTAAAGACCGTGTTCGTAGCGCCATTCTAAATAGCGGATTCTCTTTCCCCGCAAAACGCATCACCGTAAACCTTGCTCCCGCTGACGTACCAAAAAGTGGTGGCCGTTTTGATCTGCCGATTGCCATTGGTATTTTGGCGGCTGCAGGCGATGTGCCCTTAGCCTGTTTAGTTGATATGGCTTTTTGCGGTGAGCTGGCTTTATCGGGCGCGATCCGTCCGGTGAGTGGGGCAATCGCAACCGCTTTATCCATAAGCAAGCAGGGCTTAATCTTAGTAACCAGCGAGCAAGACGCAGCGGCCGCAGTAAGAGTGCCGGATGCAAAGGTGCACGGAAGCCCTAGTTTGCAGCAGCTAAGCGCTGGCCTAAACGGCCAAAGTGCTTTTAATTTGCTAGCCCCGCAAGTGATAAAACAAGAATCTAGTGCGAGCTTATTAGATATGAGCGAAGTGCAGGGCCAACACTTAGCCAAACGTGCTTTAGAATTGGCCGCCGCTGGAGCTCACAATTTATTGATGATGGGCCCACCAGGAACTGGCAAGACCATGCTGGCGAGCCGTTTGCCAGGGATTTTACCCAGCCTTGATGAACAACAAGCCATTGAAGTGGCAGCGATTAACTCGGTAAGTGCTCAGCAGCGAGAGCTTGAGCAATGGTATGTTCCACCCTTTCGCAGTCCCCATCACAGTGCATCAATGGTGGCGTTAGTGGGCGGTGGCTCAAATCCTAAACCCGGCGAAATTACCTTAGCTCACCATGGCGTGTTGTTTTTGGACGAGCTTCCAGAGTTTGCTCGCAGCACCTTGGATGCTTTGCGCCAGCCACTTGAGTCTGGCGAAGTGCATATTTCGCGAGCGGCTTTGCAGGTAAGTTTTCCCTCGCGCTTTCAACTAGTCGCGGCAATGAACCCATCTCCATGTGGTTACTATCAAGGCCAGCAGCTGCGTAGCAATCCTGACCAAATTTTAAAGTATCTCGGCAAGCTATCGGGCCCCTTTCTAGATCGCTTTGATCTAAGTGTTGAAGTGGCCGAATTACCCAAAGGCAGTTTAACGCAGCATGCTAATGGGGAGTCGAGCGCAGAGATAAAGCGGCGGGTGATTAATGCACGTAGCTTGCAATTAGCACGCTGCGGCAAGCTAAACAGCCAACTCTCAGGCAAAGAGCTTCATCAGCATGCTAGCTTAAGCCCAGAAAACAGTGAGTTTTTGGAAAACAGCATCAACCAACTGGGTTTATCTGCTCGGGCATTTCACCGTGTTTGGCGTTTAGCCAGAACCATTGCCGATCTTAAGCAGCAAAAAGACATTCAACGCAATGACATTGTTGAAGCCCTAAGTTATCGCGCAATGGATCGCCTACTTAAGCGTTTATCGGCCTAG
- a CDS encoding CBS domain-containing protein, which translates to MQQLNVRHYMRAQFLSFTEEQSINQASELLTNSHQLGAPVVDAKGALIGWLSELDCVTQMLQAGYYCDQSALVKDLMRSDVLSVGPDENVLDLAKTMTDNKPKSYPVLENGKLIGLIERKAVLAALHQQQQQCFSVQ; encoded by the coding sequence ATGCAACAGCTTAATGTTAGACACTATATGCGCGCTCAATTTTTGAGTTTTACCGAAGAGCAAAGCATTAACCAGGCCAGCGAATTGCTGACTAATTCACACCAGCTAGGTGCTCCCGTGGTTGACGCTAAAGGCGCCTTAATCGGTTGGTTGTCTGAGTTAGACTGCGTAACCCAAATGCTGCAAGCCGGTTATTACTGTGACCAAAGTGCTTTAGTTAAAGATCTAATGCGTAGCGATGTATTGAGTGTTGGCCCTGATGAGAATGTTCTCGACTTGGCAAAAACCATGACCGATAACAAACCGAAGAGCTACCCAGTATTAGAAAATGGCAAACTTATTGGTTTAATCGAGCGTAAAGCGGTATTGGCAGCGCTTCATCAGCAACAGCAGCAGTGCTTTAGCGTGCAGTAA
- a CDS encoding sugar O-acetyltransferase — MTEKEKMLAGELYLAFDGELVEDRNQAKSLCYELNLLHPEEDLRAEVLAELLPNSLDPWIEPDFFCDYGYNITTGKNFYANHNCVILDGAPVTIGDDVMFAPAVNISTATHPLNVKQRTEGLERALPVTIGDRVWVGMGVNILPGVSIGDNAVIAAGALVNKDVAANTVVAGVPAKFVKNIPEDED; from the coding sequence ATGACAGAAAAAGAAAAGATGTTAGCTGGTGAGTTGTATTTGGCCTTTGATGGCGAGTTGGTGGAAGACCGTAATCAGGCGAAGTCATTATGTTACGAGCTGAACTTGTTGCACCCTGAAGAAGATTTACGGGCCGAGGTATTAGCTGAGCTGTTGCCAAATAGCTTGGATCCTTGGATTGAGCCCGATTTTTTCTGTGATTACGGCTACAACATTACCACCGGTAAAAACTTTTACGCTAACCACAATTGCGTGATTTTAGATGGCGCCCCTGTGACCATTGGTGATGACGTAATGTTTGCGCCAGCAGTGAACATTTCTACCGCCACCCATCCGCTCAACGTTAAACAGCGCACCGAAGGGTTAGAGCGAGCTTTACCGGTAACCATTGGCGACCGAGTATGGGTTGGCATGGGAGTGAACATATTGCCGGGCGTAAGCATTGGTGATAACGCAGTGATTGCCGCCGGCGCTTTAGTGAATAAAGACGTAGCGGCTAATACCGTGGTAGCCGGCGTGCCAGCTAAGTTTGTGAAAAATATTCCGGAAGACGAAGACTAG
- a CDS encoding DUF192 domain-containing protein: protein MTNLATAEASTKEFPLVMVQVNQQSFSLEYAHSRQQRAQGLMHRQQLCEECGMLFNFQRNKRAQMWMKNTYIPLDVAFIREDGSISEIHSMQANTAKLTKSRYSVFYAWEMNQGWFAKNAIKVGDIVTINAVE from the coding sequence GTGACAAATTTAGCTACCGCGGAAGCGTCTACTAAAGAATTTCCTCTAGTGATGGTGCAAGTCAATCAACAGAGCTTTAGCTTGGAGTATGCGCATAGTAGGCAACAGCGTGCCCAAGGTTTAATGCATCGCCAACAATTGTGTGAAGAGTGTGGAATGCTGTTTAACTTCCAGCGCAACAAACGCGCGCAAATGTGGATGAAAAATACCTATATCCCACTGGATGTGGCGTTTATTCGTGAAGACGGTTCTATTAGTGAAATTCACAGTATGCAGGCTAATACGGCCAAGTTAACCAAGTCTCGCTATTCTGTTTTTTACGCTTGGGAAATGAATCAAGGCTGGTTTGCAAAAAATGCAATCAAGGTTGGAGATATCGTCACAATTAACGCTGTAGAATAA
- the ilvG gene encoding acetolactate synthase 2 catalytic subunit — protein sequence MNGAQQIVATLKQQGVEQVFGYPGGAIMPLYDALYDGGVKHMLTRHEQGAAMAAVGYARAGASCGIKVGVCIATSGPGATNLVTGLAEAQLDSIPLIAITGQVAQPVIGTDAFQEVDVLGMSLSVTKHSFMVTDVKELKRTIEQAFEIATSGRPGPVLIDVPKDVQLAEVEESLAYVASTQAPAAPQASLVAQAKQLIANAKQPIVYVGGGVGMANAVGELREFLNYSKIPSVSTLKGIGAITEEQPYYLGMLGMHGTKAANLSVQETDLLIVIGARFDDRVTGKLDEFAPHAKVIHLDADASEFGKRRTPDVALDSDLTLTLPALHCQTEIDIWQEKLAQRKHDFAWRYDHPGGHIFAPAMLSDLSKMVDKNTVVACDVGQHQMWVAQHMQFDGPENHLSSAGLGTMGFGLPAAIGAQFARPNDTVINVSGDGSFMMNVQELTTIKRAQLPVKMLLIDNNRLGMVRQWQNLFFDGRFSETILDDNPDFVKMASAFDIPGETISNKVDVHAALQRMLNSKGPYLLHVLIDAEENVWPLVPPGVANDKMMEDC from the coding sequence ATGAATGGTGCGCAACAAATTGTAGCGACTCTGAAACAACAGGGCGTTGAACAAGTATTTGGATATCCTGGCGGGGCGATTATGCCGCTGTACGATGCTCTTTATGATGGCGGAGTAAAGCACATGCTTACTCGCCACGAGCAGGGCGCAGCGATGGCAGCGGTGGGTTATGCTCGCGCTGGCGCAAGCTGCGGGATAAAAGTGGGGGTTTGTATTGCCACCTCAGGTCCAGGCGCTACCAACTTAGTCACCGGCCTTGCAGAAGCACAGCTTGATTCCATTCCACTGATCGCCATTACCGGCCAAGTTGCACAGCCCGTGATCGGCACCGATGCTTTCCAAGAAGTTGACGTATTAGGCATGTCTTTATCGGTTACCAAACATAGTTTTATGGTTACCGATGTTAAAGAGCTAAAGCGCACCATTGAACAGGCTTTTGAAATTGCCACCAGCGGCCGCCCAGGCCCTGTACTCATCGATGTACCTAAAGATGTGCAACTTGCCGAAGTTGAAGAAAGCTTGGCCTACGTTGCCAGTACCCAAGCACCTGCTGCGCCTCAGGCGAGCTTAGTGGCGCAAGCCAAACAGCTTATAGCGAACGCCAAGCAGCCCATCGTTTATGTTGGCGGCGGTGTTGGTATGGCCAATGCGGTAGGCGAATTACGCGAGTTTCTAAACTACAGTAAAATCCCTAGTGTAAGCACCCTTAAAGGGATTGGTGCAATTACCGAAGAGCAACCTTATTACTTAGGCATGTTGGGCATGCACGGTACTAAGGCGGCCAACCTAAGCGTACAAGAAACCGATTTGCTGATTGTGATCGGCGCTCGCTTCGATGACCGCGTAACCGGCAAGTTAGATGAATTTGCTCCGCACGCCAAAGTGATTCACCTTGATGCAGACGCCAGTGAGTTTGGTAAACGCCGTACCCCTGATGTAGCGCTAGATAGCGATTTAACGCTCACCTTGCCCGCTCTACACTGCCAAACCGAGATTGATATTTGGCAAGAAAAACTAGCCCAACGCAAACATGACTTTGCTTGGCGCTACGATCACCCCGGCGGGCATATTTTTGCTCCGGCAATGCTTAGCGACTTAAGTAAAATGGTGGATAAAAACACCGTGGTTGCCTGCGATGTTGGCCAACACCAAATGTGGGTAGCACAGCATATGCAGTTTGATGGCCCCGAAAATCATCTGTCCAGCGCTGGCTTAGGCACTATGGGCTTTGGTTTGCCGGCTGCCATTGGCGCTCAGTTTGCTCGCCCTAACGACACCGTTATTAACGTATCGGGCGATGGTTCATTCATGATGAACGTGCAAGAACTTACCACCATTAAGCGTGCTCAGTTACCGGTAAAAATGCTGCTTATCGACAACAATCGCCTAGGCATGGTGCGTCAGTGGCAGAACCTATTTTTTGATGGGCGTTTTAGTGAAACGATCCTTGATGACAACCCAGACTTTGTAAAAATGGCCTCGGCTTTTGATATTCCGGGCGAAACCATTAGCAACAAAGTGGATGTTCACGCAGCCTTGCAACGGATGCTAAACAGCAAAGGCCCTTACCTGCTGCATGTATTGATTGATGCAGAAGAAAACGTGTGGCCACTAGTGCCACCGGGTGTGGCCAATGACAAAATGATGGAGGACTGCTAA
- the ilvM gene encoding acetolactate synthase 2 small subunit, which produces MQHSLTISTRQQADVLERVLRVTRHRGFLVQSMQIEQTSAQEPAGYRIELSVSSERPIEHLTNQLVKLFDVEQVQLKQLQAVASPKAAIA; this is translated from the coding sequence ATGCAACATTCACTAACTATTTCTACACGCCAGCAAGCCGATGTACTTGAACGTGTATTACGAGTGACACGTCACCGTGGTTTTTTAGTACAATCTATGCAAATTGAGCAAACTAGTGCTCAAGAACCTGCTGGCTACCGCATTGAACTTAGCGTAAGCAGCGAGCGTCCAATAGAACATCTCACTAATCAATTAGTGAAACTGTTTGACGTTGAGCAAGTTCAACTAAAGCAATTACAAGCAGTGGCTTCGCCTAAAGCCGCCATTGCCTAA